Part of the Tepiditoga spiralis genome, AAATGTTAATGATAAATTTGGAAATAATAAATTTGATATGTATAACTTTAATTTATTATCTTCACTATATTTTGGAAATGAAAAAAACAAAGAAAACTATTTATCTGATATAGATTTAATAACTTTACGAGGTTCAATCTTATATGCTTCTGTCCTTTTACAATTAATATATGAAAAAATTGTACTTTAATATAAAAATATTAGAAGAGTCTTTACCCTTCTAATATTTTTATATAAATTCTTCTATTTCTTGGACCATCAAACTCACAAAAGTAAATACCTTGCCATATTCCAAGCAAAGGTTTTCCATCATTTATTATTATTTGTTGTGAACATCCAAATAAAGATGATTTTATATGTGCATCAGAATTTCCTTCTAAATGTTTAAATCCATGATTTAAAGGTATTTTTTCATTTAAAAACTTTATTATATCTGTCTTAACATCCGGATCCGCATTCTCATTTATTGTAATTGCAGCAGTTGTATGTGTTGTAAAAACAATACATACACCATTCTTTACTCTAGATTTTATAATAGATTCATTTACCATATCTGTTATATTTATCAATTCTTCTCTTTTGTGAGTAATAACAGGATATTCATAAACCATAATTAATTTCGTCCTTCATAAAAAATATTTGCAACTAAAGTAACTGAACTCCCATCTTTTGTTATATGAACCTTCACATCATTCTTTTCAACATTTAAATTTCTATAAGCATAATCTTTTATATATTCAACCATATAATTTATTTCATCACTTTTATTTTCCATAGTTCTTGTAGTACCTCTTGTAGTCCTTACAAAAGAATTTAATCTTTTAACAGCAACATCTCTACTTTTTTCTTTTCTTGAAAAAAATCCCATCATTTCACCTTCTTCCTATCATTTTCTTGAGAAATGAAAAGAAGCCTTCTGTATCAACATTATTATTTTTTATATCTTCTTCAATTGGAACATCTTCTCCAGAGATTCTCAAAGCAATATTATTAAAGTTTATAGCTACTGATTTAGAAGAGTCTAATGCAATAGGTTTTCCTTCATTAGTAGAAATAATTATTTCTTCACTATCTGGAATTATCCCTATTAAATTAATTGCAAGAGCTTCTTTAATATCATCTGGAGATAACATTTCCTTTTTTTCAACCATTTTAGGTTTTATTCTATTCACAATTAATGAAATATTGTTATCATTAAAGCCTTCATTTTCTAAAAGACCTATAACTCTATCAGCATCACTTATAGCAGTTAAA contains:
- a CDS encoding secondary thiamine-phosphate synthase enzyme YjbQ; translation: MVYEYPVITHKREELINITDMVNESIIKSRVKNGVCIVFTTHTTAAITINENADPDVKTDIIKFLNEKIPLNHGFKHLEGNSDAHIKSSLFGCSQQIIINDGKPLLGIWQGIYFCEFDGPRNRRIYIKILEG